From Microbacterium sp. LWH7-1.2:
GGGCACGCGGCGCACCGCGGCCACCGCGCCGCGCAGCGTCATCGCGGGACGCAGGCCGAGGTCGGCCGAGGTGCGGTCGTCGAACGGCGAGAGTCCATAGATGCCGATGCCGATGCGCACGCAGCCCAGGCGCGCCTCCGGCAGGTCGATCGCGGCGTGGGTCGCCGCAATGTGCCGCAGCGGCGGCGCGAGGCCGAGCGAGGCGGCGACGGCCACGCCGTCCTCGAACGCGCGCAGTGCGGCGCGGTCGTCCTCCGTCGAGGCGTTCGAGAGGTGGCTGAACAGCGCGATGACGCGCACCCGGCCGATCCGTTCGAGGCGCGCGGCCTCGGCGAAGACGACGCGGTAGTCCGCGGGTGCGATCCCGTTGCGCGAGAGCCCGGTCTCCAGCTTCAGGTGTACACCGACGGGACGATCGGCGGATGCTGCGGCCGCCGCCTTCTGCAGCTGCTCGAGGCTCGAGACGCCGAGCTCGATGCCGAGTGCGGCCGCCTCGGCGAAGTCCGCGCCCGGGGCGTGCAGCCACGCGACGATCGGGGCATCGATGCCTGCCCGGCGCAGGGCCAGCGCCTCGGTGATGTCGGACACGCCGAGCCGCGACGCCCCGCCCGCGAGCGCGGCGAGCGCCGAGCGCACCGCGCCGTGCCCGTACCCGTCGGCCTTGACGACCGCGATGATCTCCGACTCGGTGAGCCGGCGGAGGTGCCGCACGTTGTCCTCGATCGCGCCGACGTCGACTGTTGCCTCGCGCAGGGCCCCGGTGGGCAGGCGGCTCACGCGTCGGCTCCTTCGGCGCCGCCGGTGCCGCGGGACTCGCGGGTCTCGCGGGGCAGGGGATTCGCACCGGGACCGGGGACATCACCCTCGGTCTCGCGGAGAATCCCCTGGTTCGCGGGCCCCGGCACGGCCTCCGCGATGACGTACGCCGTCGCGAGGCCCGCGTCGTGCGAGAGCGACAGGTGCAGCGCGGTGATGCCCCGCTCGGCGACGACGGCCGCCGTCGAGCCGCGCAGCGAGAACACGGGACGACCGGAGGCCTCGGACGCGATCTCGATCTCGGTCCAGTGCACGCCGTCCGAGCCGCCCAGCGCCTTGATGAGCGCCTCCTTCGCGGCGTACCTCGCCGCCTGCGAGTGCGGCTTGAGCTGCTGCTCGGCCTCCGAGAAGAGTCGCGGCAGCAGCTGCGGGGTGCGTTCGATCGTCCGCTCGAACCGAGGGATGTCGACGATGTCGACGCCGATACCGACGATCATGTGGTCCTCCTGCGCGCTGCGGCCGCAGCATCCGCCACCCTATCGCGCGGCCCCGC
This genomic window contains:
- the alr gene encoding alanine racemase; amino-acid sequence: MSRLPTGALREATVDVGAIEDNVRHLRRLTESEIIAVVKADGYGHGAVRSALAALAGGASRLGVSDITEALALRRAGIDAPIVAWLHAPGADFAEAAALGIELGVSSLEQLQKAAAAASADRPVGVHLKLETGLSRNGIAPADYRVVFAEAARLERIGRVRVIALFSHLSNASTEDDRAALRAFEDGVAVAASLGLAPPLRHIAATHAAIDLPEARLGCVRIGIGIYGLSPFDDRTSADLGLRPAMTLRGAVAAVRRVPAGKGVSYGYDYRAERDTTLALVPLGYADGVPRQASGAGPVVIGGRRFTVAGRIAMDQFVVDVGDAPVAVGETAVLFGDPTLGVPSATDWADAAGTINYEIVTRVGPRVPRRQVSE